Proteins from a genomic interval of Sphingopyxis sp. QXT-31:
- a CDS encoding DUF423 domain-containing protein yields MIGVLAAISAAIAVAAGAFGAHGAAGPQQAEWLRTGGLYQLIHAVAALAIMGFARGPAMLLLAGGAIFAVTLYAMALGAPKWLGAVTPIGGTLLIVGWLWAAWMYWRA; encoded by the coding sequence ATGATTGGCGTATTGGCAGCGATTTCGGCGGCGATCGCCGTCGCGGCGGGCGCGTTCGGCGCGCATGGCGCGGCGGGGCCGCAGCAGGCCGAATGGCTGCGCACGGGCGGGCTCTACCAGTTGATCCACGCGGTCGCGGCGCTGGCGATCATGGGTTTTGCGCGCGGGCCGGCGATGCTGTTGCTGGCGGGCGGGGCGATTTTTGCGGTGACGCTCTACGCGATGGCGCTCGGCGCGCCGAAATGGCTGGGCGCGGTGACGCCGATCGGCGGGACTTTGCTGATCGTCGGTTGGCTGTGGGCGGCGTGGATGTACTGGCGGGCGTAA